The following proteins are co-located in the Hydrogenophaga sp. RAC07 genome:
- a CDS encoding class 1 fructose-bisphosphatase has translation MPLSKRSTLTQFLIEERRRYPHASGDFNALILDVALACKAIARSVAFGALGDMLGNHGGGDSVNVQGETQKKLDVISNDMFIKANEWGGHLAGMASEEMEQPYPIPTEYPRGKYLLVFDPLDGSSNIDVNVSVGSIFSVLRAPKDVIDSGREVVVDDFLQPGAQQVAAGYALYGPTTMFVLTVGSGVYGFTLDPNLGEFKLTHPHIRIPEDTHEFAINASNSRFWEAPVKRYVDECLAGKTGPRGKDFNMRWIASMVAEAHRILMRGGVFMYPRDTKDTSKPGRLRLLYEANPVGMLMEQAGGRASTGREPMLGVKPTELHQRIGLVFGSRNEVERIERYHAEPQTFKGDSNPLFAERSLFRD, from the coding sequence ATGCCCTTGTCCAAACGCTCCACCCTGACCCAGTTCCTGATCGAGGAGCGGCGGCGTTACCCGCACGCGAGTGGCGACTTCAACGCGCTGATCCTCGATGTGGCGCTGGCCTGCAAGGCGATTGCGCGCAGCGTGGCCTTTGGCGCGCTGGGCGACATGCTGGGCAACCACGGGGGTGGCGACAGCGTCAACGTGCAGGGTGAGACGCAGAAGAAGCTCGACGTGATCAGCAACGACATGTTCATCAAGGCCAACGAGTGGGGCGGGCATCTGGCGGGCATGGCGTCGGAAGAAATGGAGCAGCCGTATCCGATTCCCACCGAGTACCCGCGCGGCAAGTACCTGCTGGTGTTCGACCCGCTGGATGGGTCGAGCAACATCGACGTGAACGTGTCGGTGGGCAGCATCTTCAGCGTGTTGCGCGCGCCCAAGGACGTGATCGACTCGGGCCGCGAGGTGGTGGTGGACGACTTCCTGCAGCCCGGCGCGCAGCAGGTGGCCGCGGGCTACGCGCTCTACGGCCCCACCACCATGTTCGTGCTCACGGTGGGCAGCGGGGTGTACGGTTTCACGCTCGACCCCAACCTCGGTGAATTCAAGCTCACGCACCCGCACATCCGCATTCCGGAGGACACGCACGAGTTCGCCATCAACGCGTCGAACAGCCGCTTCTGGGAAGCGCCGGTCAAACGCTATGTGGACGAATGCCTGGCCGGCAAGACAGGGCCGCGCGGCAAGGACTTCAACATGCGCTGGATCGCCAGCATGGTGGCCGAGGCGCACCGCATCCTCATGCGTGGCGGTGTGTTCATGTATCCGCGCGACACCAAGGACACCAGCAAACCCGGCCGCCTGCGCCTGCTCTACGAAGCCAACCCGGTGGGCATGCTGATGGAGCAGGCCGGTGGGCGCGCCAGCACCGGGCGCGAGCCCATGCTGGGCGTGAAGCCCACCGAGCTGCACCAGCGCATCGGCCTGGTGTTCGGCTCCAGAAACGAGGTGGAGCGCATCGAGCGTTACCACGCCGAACCGCAGACCTTCAAGGGCGACAGCAATCCGCTGTTTGCCGAGCGCTCTCTGTTCCGCGACTGA
- a CDS encoding phosphoribulokinase, with the protein MSERHPIIAITGSSGAGTSTVTRTFQNIFRRESVSAAIIEGDSFHRYDRKEMKLRMAEAEKAGNTHFSHFGPESNLFDEIATLFKTYSTTGTGQSRKYLHNAEEAAPYQQEPGTFTAWEPLPEKTDMLFYEGLHGAVVTPAVDVAQYPDLLVGVVPVINLEWIQKLWRDKNMRGYSADAVTDTILRRMPDYVNYICPQFQHTHVNFQRVPIVDTSNPFISRDVPTADESMVVIRFAKPKGIDFQYLLNMINGSMMSRANTIVVPGGKMELAMQLIFTPFIWRMVERKKRAIGLV; encoded by the coding sequence ATGTCGGAACGCCACCCCATCATCGCGATCACCGGCTCCAGCGGTGCCGGTACCTCCACCGTCACGCGCACCTTCCAGAACATCTTCCGCCGCGAGAGCGTGTCGGCCGCGATCATCGAGGGCGACAGCTTCCACCGCTACGACCGCAAGGAAATGAAGCTGAGGATGGCCGAGGCCGAAAAGGCGGGCAACACACACTTCAGCCACTTCGGTCCCGAGTCCAACCTGTTCGACGAGATCGCCACCCTCTTCAAGACCTACAGCACCACCGGCACCGGCCAGAGCCGCAAGTACCTGCACAACGCGGAAGAGGCGGCGCCCTACCAGCAGGAGCCCGGCACCTTCACCGCCTGGGAGCCGCTGCCCGAGAAGACCGACATGCTGTTCTACGAGGGCCTGCACGGCGCGGTGGTCACGCCCGCGGTGGACGTGGCGCAGTACCCCGACCTGCTGGTGGGCGTGGTCCCGGTGATCAACCTCGAGTGGATCCAGAAGCTCTGGCGCGACAAGAACATGCGCGGCTACAGCGCCGACGCGGTGACCGACACCATCCTGCGCCGCATGCCCGACTACGTGAACTACATCTGCCCGCAGTTCCAGCACACACACGTGAACTTCCAGCGTGTGCCCATCGTGGACACCAGCAACCCCTTCATCTCGCGCGACGTTCCGACCGCCGACGAGAGCATGGTGGTGATCCGTTTCGCCAAGCCCAAGGGCATCGATTTCCAGTACCTGCTCAACATGATCAACGGCTCCATGATGAGCCGCGCCAACACCATCGTGGTGCCCGGCGGCAAGATGGAACTGGCGATGCAGCTGATCTTCACGCCCTTCATCTGGCGCATGGTGGAGCGGAAAAAGCGGGCCATCGGGCTTGTCTGA
- the tkt gene encoding transketolase, which translates to MKNPSPELARQMANAIRMLAVDAVEQARSGHPGAPMGMADIAEVLWNRHLRHNPANPHWPDRDRFVLSNGHGSMLIYALLHLTGYDLPMGELKSFRQLHSKTAGHPEVGVTPGVETTTGPLGQGIGNAVGMALAEKQLASEFNRPGHTVVDHFTYAFLGDGCLMEGISHEVCSLAGTLRLSRLIAFYDDNGISIDGHVDGWFTDDTPQRFAAYGWYVIPKVDGHDPQAVELALIAAKEQARRPDGKPTLICCQTVIGQGSPNKAGTHDVHGAALGAAEVQATRDALGWTAPPFEVPTDVALAWHAVDRGQALEAEWQRRFEAYRAEYPNEAAEFERRMAGPLHASFAPALPGVFEGVASKLDAVATRKASQNALDALNTLVPEFFGGSADLTGSNLTNFKGCVKAGRDRRGNHLSYGVREFGMAAIMNGMALHGGHIPYGGTFLTFSDYSRNAIRMAALMKLRVIHVFTHDSIGLGEDGPTHQSVEHVPSLRIIPQLDVWRPADGLETAVAWASAIERKDGPTALCLSRQNLPRLTDVSMVEGIRRGGYVLAEGTSPKAIIVATGSETSLAMEAHHALAAEGISTRVVSMPCTNVFDRQPRSYQDSVLPLDLPAVAVEAAHPDFWRKYVGRTGAVVGIASFGESAPAKALYEHFGITTGRVCQEVKGLLA; encoded by the coding sequence ATGAAGAACCCGTCGCCCGAACTCGCCCGCCAGATGGCCAACGCGATCCGCATGCTCGCGGTGGACGCGGTGGAGCAGGCCAGGAGCGGCCACCCGGGTGCGCCCATGGGCATGGCCGACATTGCCGAGGTGCTGTGGAACCGCCACCTGCGCCACAACCCGGCCAACCCGCACTGGCCCGACCGCGACCGTTTTGTGCTCTCCAACGGCCACGGCTCCATGCTGATCTACGCGCTGCTGCACCTCACCGGCTACGACCTGCCGATGGGCGAGTTGAAGAGCTTCCGGCAGCTGCACAGCAAGACCGCCGGCCACCCCGAGGTGGGCGTGACTCCCGGCGTGGAAACCACCACCGGCCCGCTGGGCCAGGGCATCGGCAACGCCGTGGGCATGGCGCTGGCCGAGAAACAGCTTGCCAGCGAATTCAACCGCCCCGGCCACACGGTGGTCGACCACTTCACCTACGCGTTTCTCGGCGACGGTTGTCTGATGGAGGGCATCAGCCACGAGGTGTGTTCGCTGGCGGGCACCTTGCGCCTGTCCAGGCTGATCGCCTTCTACGACGACAACGGCATCTCCATCGACGGCCATGTGGACGGCTGGTTCACCGACGACACGCCGCAGCGTTTTGCGGCCTATGGCTGGTACGTGATCCCCAAGGTGGATGGACATGACCCCCAGGCGGTGGAGCTGGCGCTCATCGCCGCGAAAGAGCAGGCCCGCCGTCCTGATGGCAAGCCCACGCTCATCTGCTGCCAGACCGTGATCGGCCAGGGTTCGCCCAACAAGGCCGGCACGCACGACGTGCACGGTGCTGCGCTGGGTGCGGCCGAGGTGCAGGCCACGCGCGACGCCTTGGGCTGGACCGCGCCACCGTTCGAGGTGCCGACCGACGTGGCGCTGGCCTGGCACGCGGTGGACCGGGGGCAGGCGCTGGAGGCCGAGTGGCAACGCCGTTTTGAAGCCTACCGCGCCGAGTACCCGAACGAGGCGGCCGAGTTCGAGCGCCGCATGGCCGGGCCGCTGCACGCGAGTTTTGCGCCCGCGTTGCCTGGTGTGTTTGAAGGCGTGGCCTCCAAGCTGGATGCGGTGGCCACGCGCAAGGCCAGCCAGAACGCGCTGGATGCGCTCAACACGCTGGTGCCCGAATTTTTCGGCGGCAGCGCCGACCTCACCGGCTCCAACCTCACCAACTTCAAGGGCTGCGTGAAAGCCGGGCGTGACCGCCGGGGCAACCACCTGAGCTATGGCGTGCGCGAGTTCGGCATGGCGGCCATCATGAACGGCATGGCGCTGCACGGCGGCCACATCCCGTACGGCGGCACTTTCCTCACCTTCAGCGACTACAGCCGCAACGCCATCCGCATGGCCGCGCTCATGAAGCTGCGCGTGATCCACGTGTTCACGCACGACAGCATCGGCCTGGGCGAAGACGGGCCCACGCACCAGTCGGTGGAGCACGTGCCCAGTCTGCGCATCATTCCGCAGCTCGATGTGTGGCGCCCGGCCGATGGGTTGGAGACCGCCGTGGCCTGGGCCAGCGCGATCGAGCGCAAGGACGGCCCCACGGCGCTGTGTCTCTCGCGCCAGAACCTGCCGCGCCTCACCGACGTGTCGATGGTGGAGGGCATTCGCCGTGGCGGCTATGTTCTGGCCGAAGGCACGAGCCCCAAAGCCATCATCGTCGCCACCGGTTCCGAGACCTCGCTCGCCATGGAAGCGCACCACGCGCTGGCCGCCGAGGGCATCAGCACCCGCGTGGTCTCCATGCCCTGCACCAACGTGTTCGACCGGCAACCGCGCAGCTACCAGGACAGCGTGTTGCCCCTGGACCTGCCGGCGGTGGCGGTGGAAGCCGCGCACCCCGATTTCTGGCGCAAGTACGTGGGCCGCACCGGTGCGGTGGTGGGCATCGCGAGCTTCGGCGAGTCGGCACCGGCCAAAGCCTTGTACGAGCACTTCGGCATCACCACCGGGCGGGTGTGCCAAGAGGTGAAGGGCCTGCTCGCATGA
- a CDS encoding HAD family hydrolase: protein MTRAFDLVLFDLDGTLIETAPEIADAVNDTLAQFGLRAVTQTQVNDWIGHGTRELLISALADCRQTTTDAVRHSADFPTIEAAFGVHYQQRCGTRSHLYPHVRETLQVLKDAGVKLAVVTNKEGRYTQTVLDAHQLAPMFHRVISGDTLLVKKPNPAAVHDCLQRFGVKAERALFVGDSSIDVATARNAGVSVWVLPYGYNMGEPIEACKPDRVIADFSALLN, encoded by the coding sequence ATGACACGCGCCTTCGATCTCGTCCTCTTCGACCTCGACGGCACGCTGATCGAAACCGCACCCGAGATCGCCGACGCGGTCAACGACACGCTGGCGCAATTCGGACTGCGCGCGGTGACGCAAACGCAGGTGAACGACTGGATCGGCCACGGCACGCGCGAGCTGTTGATCTCGGCCCTGGCCGACTGTCGCCAGACCACCACCGACGCGGTGCGCCACAGCGCCGATTTCCCCACCATCGAGGCCGCGTTTGGTGTGCACTACCAGCAGCGCTGCGGCACGCGCAGCCATCTCTACCCGCACGTGCGCGAGACCTTGCAGGTGTTGAAGGACGCGGGCGTGAAACTCGCCGTGGTGACCAACAAGGAAGGCCGCTACACCCAGACCGTGCTGGACGCGCACCAGCTCGCGCCCATGTTTCACCGCGTGATCAGCGGCGACACGCTGCTGGTGAAAAAGCCCAACCCGGCCGCCGTGCACGACTGCCTGCAACGCTTCGGCGTGAAGGCCGAGCGTGCGCTTTTCGTGGGTGATTCGTCCATCGATGTGGCCACTGCGCGCAACGCCGGTGTGAGCGTGTGGGTGCTGCCCTATGGCTACAACATGGGCGAGCCCATCGAGGCCTGCAAGCCGGACCGCGTGATCGCCGATTTCTCTGCGCTTCTGAACTGA
- the fba gene encoding class II fructose-bisphosphate aldolase (catalyzes the reversible aldol condensation of dihydroxyacetonephosphate and glyceraldehyde 3-phosphate in the Calvin cycle, glycolysis, and/or gluconeogenesis): MALIALRQLLDHAAEHHYGVPAFNVNNLEQIQAIMQAADASNAPVILQASAGARKYAGEPFLRKMVEAAIEMYPHIPIVMHQDHGATPAVCQQSIRSGFSSVMMDGSLMEDAKTPASYDYNVAVTREVVKFSHAVGVSVEGELGCLGSLETGEAGEEDGVGAEGQLTHEQMLTDPQQAKDFVAQTGVDALAIAIGTSHGAYKFTRPPTGDILAMDRITAIHRAIPNTHLVMHGSSSVPQEWLAIIREHGGDIKETYGVPVEEIVRGIRSGVRKVNIDTDIRLAMTGAMRRTMAKNPGEFDPRKFFKDATVAAKEICQARFQAFGCAGMAGKIVPLPLEKMIARYA, translated from the coding sequence ATGGCCCTCATCGCCTTGCGCCAACTGCTCGACCACGCCGCCGAACACCACTACGGCGTGCCCGCGTTCAACGTGAACAACCTCGAGCAGATCCAGGCCATCATGCAGGCGGCGGACGCGAGCAACGCGCCGGTGATCCTGCAGGCCAGCGCCGGCGCGCGCAAATACGCGGGCGAGCCGTTTTTGCGCAAGATGGTCGAGGCCGCGATCGAGATGTACCCGCACATCCCCATCGTCATGCACCAGGACCACGGCGCCACGCCGGCCGTGTGCCAGCAGTCCATCCGCAGCGGCTTCAGCAGCGTGATGATGGACGGCTCGCTGATGGAAGACGCCAAGACCCCCGCGAGCTACGACTACAACGTGGCCGTGACGCGCGAGGTGGTGAAGTTCTCGCACGCGGTGGGTGTGTCGGTGGAAGGCGAGCTCGGTTGCCTGGGTTCGCTGGAAACCGGCGAGGCCGGCGAAGAAGACGGTGTGGGTGCCGAAGGCCAGCTCACGCACGAGCAGATGCTGACCGACCCGCAGCAGGCCAAAGACTTCGTGGCGCAGACCGGCGTGGACGCGCTCGCCATTGCCATCGGCACCAGCCATGGCGCCTACAAGTTCACCCGCCCACCCACCGGCGACATCCTGGCCATGGACCGCATCACCGCCATCCACCGGGCGATCCCCAACACCCACCTGGTGATGCACGGATCGAGCAGCGTGCCGCAGGAGTGGCTGGCCATCATTCGTGAACACGGCGGCGACATCAAGGAAACCTACGGCGTGCCGGTGGAAGAGATCGTGCGTGGAATCCGAAGCGGCGTGCGCAAGGTCAACATCGACACCGACATCCGGCTGGCCATGACCGGCGCCATGCGCCGCACCATGGCGAAGAACCCGGGCGAGTTCGACCCGCGCAAGTTCTTCAAGGACGCGACCGTGGCCGCGAAAGAGATCTGCCAGGCGCGTTTTCAGGCCTTCGGCTGCGCCGGCATGGCGGGCAAGATCGTGCCGCTGCCTTTGGAAAAGATGATCGCGCGCTACGCCTGA
- a CDS encoding DUF768 domain-containing protein: MSKRFLRWAEAWIEEHIPPGANPDIESFEARAKRLSEALFAEAATAGFTHVETEEERQRVAPHVLSAVSDGTDFDIDAYLLKLQLAQENEDGD, encoded by the coding sequence ATGAGCAAACGTTTTCTGAGGTGGGCCGAGGCATGGATCGAGGAACACATCCCGCCCGGCGCGAACCCCGACATCGAAAGCTTTGAGGCCAGGGCGAAGCGGCTTTCAGAGGCACTGTTCGCCGAAGCAGCCACGGCCGGCTTCACCCACGTCGAAACCGAAGAAGAGCGCCAGCGCGTGGCGCCCCATGTCCTGTCCGCGGTCTCGGACGGCACCGACTTCGACATCGATGCCTACCTTCTCAAGCTGCAGCTTGCGCAGGAGAACGAAGACGGCGACTGA
- a CDS encoding class I SAM-dependent methyltransferase translates to MVPGMFAHWTELVIGVVAPQPGDQVLDMACGTGIGARMAARFAGPTGNVIGVDIDPSVIEVARRLTQGTRTPMEWHCADALQVPFKDATFDLCLCLQGLQFFKDRHAGFAEIRRMLKPSGQLAASIWGPLEYNIGHYAVVQALESQGVDASAAKRACSFSNPDDIRDAATRAGFSRIQLRTEDGVSHFTSIQSFIDGMTQGSPSTRYAVALLPESGRDEFLKQVRMMLEPHVASGELRYPMRTHVLVAQP, encoded by the coding sequence ATGGTTCCGGGCATGTTTGCTCACTGGACGGAGCTTGTGATTGGCGTTGTGGCGCCGCAACCGGGAGATCAAGTGCTGGACATGGCCTGTGGCACCGGTATCGGGGCGAGGATGGCCGCACGCTTCGCTGGCCCGACCGGAAACGTTATTGGCGTCGATATCGATCCAAGCGTCATCGAGGTTGCCCGGAGGTTGACGCAGGGCACAAGAACTCCAATGGAGTGGCACTGCGCAGACGCGCTCCAGGTGCCATTTAAAGACGCTACGTTTGATCTCTGCCTTTGCCTTCAGGGACTTCAGTTCTTCAAAGATCGTCATGCCGGTTTCGCCGAGATTCGCCGGATGCTCAAACCATCGGGTCAACTAGCGGCGAGCATCTGGGGACCACTTGAGTACAACATAGGGCACTACGCCGTGGTTCAAGCACTGGAGAGTCAAGGGGTTGACGCCTCAGCGGCAAAGCGAGCGTGCTCCTTCTCCAATCCTGATGACATTCGCGACGCCGCTACTCGTGCAGGGTTCTCCCGGATACAACTTCGCACCGAGGATGGGGTGTCTCATTTCACGTCCATCCAATCATTCATCGACGGAATGACCCAGGGGTCTCCTTCTACTCGCTATGCCGTGGCACTTCTCCCAGAAAGTGGTCGCGATGAGTTTCTCAAACAAGTGCGCATGATGTTAGAGCCTCACGTAGCAAGTGGTGAACTTAGATACCCAATGCGCACCCATGTGTTGGTTGCCCAGCCATAG
- a CDS encoding NAD(P)/FAD-dependent oxidoreductase has translation MKRRQFVQSIGAGSALAGIGIMSGCATTGASSAKVVVVGGGFGGATAAKYVRMFSNNSIDVTLVEPNAAFVSCPMSNLVVGGHATIAEITTPYSNLSQRHGVKVVRDMVDSIDPVKRTVKLAGGGELPYDRLILSPGIDFMPTLPGMIKPGAAEKVLHAWKAGPQTTALRQQLQALPDGGTYAISIPLAPYRCPPGPYERACMVASYFKVAKPKSKVIIFDANDDITSKKGLFTKAWNDHYAGMIEYRPKHKLVDVDAATNTLKFEFNDDFKAGVANVLPDMRAGNIAVKTGLATANARWCEVDFLTFESKAQKNIHVLGDSIQIAPAMPKSGHMANQHGKTCAAAVVSLLQGKEAPANPLYANTCYSFVTAKDVVHVASVHKYDTEKKTMVAVPGAGGLSSAASEIEGAYAKAWARNIWADSLA, from the coding sequence ATGAAACGTCGTCAATTCGTACAAAGCATCGGCGCGGGTTCCGCACTGGCCGGCATCGGCATCATGAGCGGCTGCGCCACCACGGGCGCCAGCAGCGCCAAGGTGGTGGTGGTCGGGGGTGGCTTCGGTGGCGCCACCGCCGCCAAATACGTGCGCATGTTCTCCAACAACAGCATCGACGTGACCTTGGTCGAGCCCAACGCGGCTTTCGTCTCGTGCCCCATGTCCAACCTGGTGGTGGGTGGTCACGCCACCATCGCCGAGATCACCACGCCCTACAGCAACCTGAGCCAGCGCCACGGCGTGAAGGTGGTGCGCGACATGGTCGACAGCATCGACCCGGTGAAGCGCACGGTGAAGCTGGCCGGCGGCGGCGAACTGCCCTACGACCGCCTCATCCTCTCGCCCGGCATCGACTTCATGCCCACCCTGCCCGGCATGATCAAACCCGGCGCAGCCGAGAAGGTGCTGCACGCCTGGAAAGCCGGCCCGCAAACCACCGCCCTGCGCCAGCAGCTCCAGGCCCTGCCCGACGGCGGCACCTACGCCATCAGCATCCCGCTGGCGCCCTACCGCTGCCCGCCCGGCCCCTACGAGCGCGCCTGCATGGTGGCCAGCTACTTCAAGGTGGCCAAGCCGAAAAGCAAGGTCATCATCTTCGACGCCAACGACGACATCACCTCCAAGAAGGGCCTGTTCACCAAGGCGTGGAACGACCACTACGCCGGCATGATCGAGTACCGGCCCAAACACAAGCTGGTCGATGTGGACGCCGCCACCAACACCTTGAAGTTCGAGTTCAACGACGACTTCAAGGCCGGCGTGGCCAACGTGTTGCCCGACATGCGCGCCGGCAACATCGCGGTGAAGACCGGCTTGGCCACGGCCAACGCACGCTGGTGCGAGGTGGACTTTTTGACCTTCGAATCGAAGGCGCAGAAAAACATACACGTGCTCGGTGACTCCATCCAGATCGCACCGGCCATGCCCAAGTCGGGCCACATGGCCAACCAGCACGGCAAGACCTGTGCGGCCGCCGTGGTGTCGCTGCTGCAAGGCAAGGAGGCCCCGGCCAACCCGCTCTACGCCAACACCTGCTACAGCTTCGTGACCGCGAAGGACGTGGTGCACGTGGCCAGCGTGCACAAGTACGACACCGAGAAGAAAACCATGGTTGCGGTGCCGGGTGCGGGTGGTTTGTCGAGCGCGGCGAGTGAAATCGAGGGCGCTTACGCCAAGGCCTGGGCGCGCAACATCTGGGCCGATTCGCTGGCTTGA
- a CDS encoding c-type cytochrome, giving the protein MGNSMKWLAAAALCASAIGAHAQVNQTRVWAAACASCHGTDGRAQPGMAALAGRNQAELQKILLEYKAGTRPATLMHQISKGYTDEQLGQIAGYFAAQKP; this is encoded by the coding sequence ATGGGGAATTCGATGAAATGGCTGGCAGCCGCTGCGCTGTGCGCCTCCGCGATCGGGGCGCACGCCCAGGTCAACCAGACCCGCGTGTGGGCCGCGGCCTGCGCCAGCTGCCACGGCACCGACGGGCGCGCCCAGCCCGGCATGGCCGCCTTGGCCGGCCGCAACCAGGCCGAGCTGCAGAAGATCCTGCTCGAATACAAGGCCGGCACCCGCCCCGCCACACTGATGCACCAGATCTCCAAGGGTTACACCGACGAGCAGCTGGGCCAGATCGCTGGTTATTTCGCCGCACAGAAACCCTGA
- the soxC gene encoding sulfite dehydrogenase, whose amino-acid sequence MPPHLNDVIGRVLPAPENHLSAEKLELARKARRSFMGKALAMGAGVAASATAATRAVAAEGDEAILKLPTHTTGLGQGVATEGYGKPSQWEANLQRRQSPGLTRVPHASVSFTPLQGLFGIITPSGLHFERHHQGWWDIDPSKHRLMVNGLVKRERVFTMDDLMRLPSVSRIHFIECGANSAPEWGNVALPAVQYTHGMVSCCEFTGVLLSTLLEMCGYDKKNGKYVLAEGADGSSMTRTIDIDRAMDDCIVAWAMNGEMLRPENGYPLRLVVPGVQGVSWVKYLRRLEVGDQKWAAKDEAIHYIDHMPDGTHRQYTGIQECKSVITTPSGSQTLLDKGYYNVTGLAWSGRGTVKRVDVSVDGGRNWRTARIEGPVLPKALTRFNIDWVWDGKPAVLQSRAIDSTGYVQPKINQLRAVRGTRSVYHQNAIQSWRVAENGEVSNVQVY is encoded by the coding sequence ATGCCGCCCCACCTGAACGATGTCATCGGACGTGTGCTCCCTGCCCCCGAAAACCACCTGAGCGCCGAGAAGCTGGAGCTCGCCCGCAAGGCGCGCCGCAGCTTCATGGGCAAGGCGCTGGCCATGGGTGCGGGCGTGGCGGCCAGTGCCACCGCCGCCACGCGCGCGGTGGCGGCCGAGGGCGACGAGGCCATTCTGAAACTGCCCACCCACACCACCGGTCTGGGGCAGGGCGTGGCCACCGAAGGCTATGGCAAACCCAGTCAGTGGGAGGCCAACCTGCAGCGCCGGCAGAGCCCGGGCCTCACGCGCGTGCCGCATGCCTCGGTGAGCTTCACGCCGCTGCAGGGCCTGTTCGGCATCATCACGCCCAGTGGCTTGCACTTCGAGCGCCACCACCAGGGCTGGTGGGACATCGACCCCTCCAAACACCGACTCATGGTCAACGGTCTGGTCAAGCGCGAACGCGTGTTCACCATGGACGACCTGATGCGCCTGCCCAGCGTGTCGCGCATCCACTTCATCGAATGCGGCGCCAACTCCGCGCCCGAGTGGGGCAACGTGGCCTTGCCCGCGGTGCAGTACACGCACGGCATGGTGAGCTGCTGCGAATTCACCGGTGTGCTGCTCTCCACGCTGCTGGAGATGTGCGGCTACGACAAGAAGAACGGCAAGTACGTGCTGGCCGAAGGCGCAGACGGGTCTTCGATGACGCGCACGATCGACATCGACCGCGCCATGGACGATTGCATCGTGGCCTGGGCCATGAATGGCGAGATGCTGCGCCCGGAAAACGGCTACCCGTTGCGCCTGGTGGTGCCGGGTGTGCAGGGCGTGAGCTGGGTCAAGTACCTGCGCCGTCTGGAAGTGGGCGACCAGAAGTGGGCCGCGAAAGACGAGGCGATCCACTACATCGACCACATGCCCGACGGCACGCACCGCCAGTACACCGGCATTCAGGAATGCAAGAGCGTGATCACCACGCCCTCGGGCAGCCAGACGCTGCTCGACAAGGGTTACTACAACGTGACCGGTCTGGCCTGGTCGGGCCGCGGCACGGTCAAGCGGGTGGACGTGAGCGTGGACGGTGGGCGCAACTGGCGCACCGCGCGCATCGAAGGCCCGGTGCTGCCCAAGGCGCTCACGCGCTTCAACATCGACTGGGTGTGGGACGGCAAGCCCGCTGTGTTGCAGAGCCGCGCGATCGACAGCACCGGCTATGTGCAGCCCAAGATCAACCAGCTGCGCGCGGTGCGCGGCACGCGCTCGGTGTACCACCAGAACGCCATCCAGTCGTGGCGCGTCGCCGAGAACGGCGAAGTCTCGAACGTGCAAGTCTATTGA